In Pseudobacter ginsenosidimutans, the following are encoded in one genomic region:
- a CDS encoding SGNH/GDSL hydrolase family protein, with amino-acid sequence MNRKQFLTRSVLLAAGSGLLKIASANTPVQHAAGTELLVNAGIAGNNTNNLLKRIYTDCLAHQPTLTILMIGTNDMNNGKHVPLEKFRNNLNMLSDRIINSGSQLMLMTILPFYEPYLLLRHPVAFFQPEGPEGRRKQVNEVIIKTAAERKAGLLDIGSIFEKVGKIGLEKDCLLRNKENSGKEDGVHPTREGYRFLALAVSQYIQYNHHDARRIVCFGDSITKGDGSVDKESYPAYLKKLLS; translated from the coding sequence ATGAACAGAAAACAATTCCTTACCAGGTCTGTGCTGCTGGCGGCAGGCAGTGGACTGTTAAAGATAGCTTCCGCAAATACGCCGGTGCAGCATGCTGCCGGCACGGAGCTGCTGGTCAATGCCGGCATTGCAGGCAACAACACGAACAACCTGCTGAAGCGGATCTACACAGATTGCCTGGCACATCAACCAACGCTTACTATTCTCATGATCGGCACCAACGATATGAATAATGGCAAGCATGTTCCGCTCGAAAAATTCAGGAACAATCTGAATATGCTATCTGATAGGATCATCAATTCAGGCAGTCAATTGATGTTGATGACAATCCTGCCCTTCTATGAACCTTATTTGTTGTTAAGGCACCCTGTGGCATTCTTTCAACCTGAAGGGCCGGAAGGGAGAAGGAAGCAGGTGAATGAAGTGATCATAAAGACAGCAGCAGAAAGGAAAGCCGGCTTGCTAGATATCGGCAGTATCTTCGAAAAAGTAGGAAAGATCGGTCTTGAAAAAGATTGCCTGCTGCGAAATAAAGAGAATAGTGGAAAAGAAGATGGTGTTCATCCCACGCGTGAGGGCTACCGTTTTCTCGCACTGGCAGTAAGCCAATACATTCAGTACAATCACCATGATGCCCGCCGCATCGTTTGCTTTGGCGACAGCATCACCAAAGGCGATGGTTCTGTAGACAAAGAAAGCTATCCGGCATATTTGAAAAAATTATTATCATAA
- a CDS encoding FAD-dependent oxidoreductase — protein MKKPIIAWWLSAILICILPSVPFAASAQTSASFDIVVVGGTPAGIMASISAARMGKRSLILERTSHVGGLVANGLGATDIITRGPLRAFSLNS, from the coding sequence ATGAAGAAACCAATAATAGCCTGGTGGCTGAGTGCAATATTGATCTGTATCCTGCCATCAGTACCTTTTGCGGCATCTGCGCAAACCAGTGCATCCTTTGATATAGTAGTGGTTGGTGGAACGCCTGCCGGTATCATGGCTTCCATATCTGCGGCCAGGATGGGAAAGCGTTCTTTGATCCTGGAGCGCACCAGTCATGTGGGAGGGCTTGTTGCCAACGGTCTCGGCGCTACGGATATCATTACCCGTGGGCCACTGCGGGCCTTTTCCTTGAATTCGTGA
- a CDS encoding right-handed parallel beta-helix repeat-containing protein → MHRLFYFLLFLSFGLATHARQLPELKPILDAQAGNAVIEIPAGTYLLNNMTNGAYQFHNLNNVEIRGNGASIICNSQELAFRFLNCTNITIKDFSIDYDPLCFTQGVIVAKDPSNLWFEVEIDPGYPVDNVRNTRVQFYDPATRQLKRNSITTGEGHYSAFARIGTTRRFRLTKNAAWVAYEKLGDLVVLDVVSTKANPAAHCFQLEKCTNAKVQNVSIYGSNSFSFFERDCKGSHYNGCKVGRGPMPAGIPARLRSGNADGIHSSLASVGPLVENCDIKHNGDDCIIVCGRSFPVCRIDSATKSIYVLSREGLPVFYVGDTLQHVLYAGTKSGKMKITAFESFVPSAADQSAVVSLYPDLLFKTSYTRGTRLQVDTLPAMGVGDIVYNESHTGKGFVIRNNNIGYNRSRGILIKSSNGIVHNNEIAGTAMNGILVAPEIHWMGGGFANNVEIRNNTLFECMFEKTNQGMPPGALSVWYVNGLAQVPAAGAFGQINVHHNTIRKCPYPAIVYSSVSGLTQASNVVEPYPCNSREHGKKFGTVYTGPVWEKNNTP, encoded by the coding sequence ATGCATAGACTATTTTATTTTTTATTGTTCCTGTCTTTTGGACTGGCGACCCATGCGCGCCAGTTGCCGGAACTAAAGCCTATCCTTGACGCACAGGCTGGCAACGCCGTTATCGAGATCCCTGCGGGAACTTACCTGCTGAACAATATGACCAATGGCGCTTATCAGTTCCATAATCTGAACAATGTTGAGATCAGGGGTAATGGAGCCAGCATCATCTGCAATTCACAGGAGCTTGCTTTCCGTTTTCTGAATTGCACCAATATTACTATAAAGGATTTCAGTATCGATTATGATCCGCTTTGTTTTACTCAGGGAGTGATTGTTGCAAAGGACCCTTCCAATCTCTGGTTTGAGGTGGAGATAGATCCGGGTTATCCTGTAGACAATGTAAGGAATACCCGTGTACAATTCTATGACCCTGCTACCCGTCAACTGAAAAGGAACAGTATCACAACAGGGGAAGGGCATTATTCCGCATTCGCCAGGATCGGCACCACAAGGAGGTTCCGGCTCACCAAGAATGCAGCCTGGGTAGCTTACGAAAAACTGGGGGACCTGGTGGTGCTGGACGTGGTTAGTACCAAGGCCAATCCTGCAGCGCATTGTTTCCAGCTGGAAAAATGTACCAATGCCAAAGTGCAGAATGTATCTATTTATGGTTCCAACAGCTTTTCATTTTTTGAAAGGGACTGTAAAGGATCACATTACAATGGCTGCAAGGTCGGAAGGGGCCCGATGCCTGCAGGTATCCCGGCCAGACTCCGTTCAGGCAATGCCGATGGTATACATAGCAGTCTCGCCAGTGTGGGACCGCTGGTGGAGAACTGCGATATCAAACACAATGGTGATGATTGTATCATCGTATGTGGCCGTTCATTTCCCGTTTGCAGGATCGACAGCGCCACCAAAAGCATTTATGTACTGAGCAGGGAAGGTCTTCCTGTTTTCTATGTGGGCGATACCCTGCAACATGTTTTGTATGCCGGAACGAAAAGTGGAAAGATGAAGATCACCGCTTTCGAATCCTTCGTTCCATCGGCAGCAGATCAGTCAGCTGTAGTATCCCTGTATCCTGATCTTCTTTTCAAAACAAGTTACACCAGGGGAACACGCCTGCAGGTGGATACATTGCCTGCAATGGGCGTTGGCGATATCGTGTACAATGAAAGCCATACCGGCAAAGGCTTCGTGATCCGCAACAATAATATCGGGTATAACCGTTCACGCGGTATCCTTATCAAAAGCTCCAATGGCATTGTGCACAATAATGAAATTGCAGGCACGGCCATGAATGGCATTCTCGTAGCACCTGAAATACATTGGATGGGCGGTGGCTTTGCCAATAATGTGGAAATCAGGAATAATACACTGTTCGAATGCATGTTTGAGAAAACCAATCAGGGAATGCCTCCGGGCGCGCTGTCTGTCTGGTATGTGAACGGACTGGCCCAGGTCCCTGCAGCAGGAGCTTTCGGACAGATCAATGTGCATCACAATACGATCAGGAAATGTCCATACCCTGCTATCGTTTATTCATCTGTAAGTGGATTGACGCAGGCTTCCAATGTAGTGGAGCCTTATCCCTGCAACAGCAGGGAACATGGAAAGAAATTCGGTACAGTTTATACCGGGCCTGTGTGGGAAAAAAATAATACGCCGTAA
- a CDS encoding heavy metal-binding domain-containing protein, with amino-acid sequence MIVTTTNTIEGNPIQQYLGVISSETIIGANIFKDIFAGLRDIVGGRSGTYERVIQEAKQTALNELQQKAAAIGANAIVGVDLDFETVGGKGSMLMVVATGTAVKV; translated from the coding sequence ATGATAGTTACTACCACCAACACCATTGAAGGAAATCCGATTCAGCAATACTTAGGTGTTATCAGTTCTGAAACCATTATCGGTGCGAATATTTTCAAGGATATTTTTGCCGGACTGAGGGACATTGTAGGTGGCCGCAGTGGTACATACGAGCGCGTGATCCAGGAAGCGAAACAAACGGCCCTGAACGAATTGCAGCAGAAGGCGGCCGCCATCGGCGCCAATGCCATTGTAGGTGTTGACCTCGATTTTGAAACAGTGGGAGGCAAAGGCAGTATGCTGATGGTAGTGGCTACCGGTACTGCCGTGAAAGTGTAA
- a CDS encoding FAD-dependent oxidoreductase: MKAHYVSAYGPQSKQVKDCSQGYHFEPSVGEKVLLDMLKETTLVTVLLNRQFDALPENLLIENNTIKSITVLNRQSQQKEQFSGAVFIDATYEGDLIAAAGVPYSLGREGKKEFNEPYAGQVYKLWLAERQEEGLPISRIMRCRLIISDYASLLIRPTGYLFQNRLLTTGKNMFH; the protein is encoded by the coding sequence GTGAAGGCTCATTACGTGAGCGCCTACGGGCCACAATCCAAACAGGTAAAGGATTGCAGCCAGGGCTATCATTTTGAGCCATCTGTTGGGGAGAAAGTACTGCTGGATATGCTGAAAGAAACCACATTGGTAACGGTGTTGCTCAACCGACAGTTTGATGCGCTGCCTGAAAATCTTTTGATCGAAAACAATACTATCAAAAGCATCACGGTGCTGAACCGGCAGTCGCAGCAAAAGGAACAATTCAGCGGAGCTGTTTTTATCGATGCCACCTATGAAGGCGATCTGATTGCGGCAGCCGGCGTGCCTTACAGCCTTGGAAGAGAAGGAAAGAAAGAATTCAATGAGCCCTATGCCGGCCAGGTGTACAAACTCTGGCTTGCGGAGAGGCAGGAGGAGGGACTACCAATCTCGCGGATAATGCGGTGCAGGCTTATAATTTCAGACTATGCCTCACTACTGATCCGGCCAACAGGATACCTGTTCCAAAACCGGCTGCTTACAACAGGGAAGAATATGTTTCACTGA
- a CDS encoding T9SS type A sorting domain-containing protein, which yields MKKSIPLVLLVFLFTNCLAQSFTPGNFVVLRIGSGEAPLAAGIAQPVYLDEYNPCGDLVRSIAMPVSVNGSNKRLTLPISTSDYTEGYISRSQDGSKLALAGYDADPGTTGVSSTTSTAVKRVIAIVDQNGAVNTSTALSAFSSQVIRAAVSDGSNIWVSGGSGGIMHTTTSGTTYTQITTSTARCLMVINAQLYATSTAGASRLTAVGTGLPVTAGQSMVNLPGTPATGSPYQFFIVNAGSGSDMLYIADDNLLRKYSLSGGAWVSNGTIGTLGDKYRALTGQINSNGHVIIYAIRRNDNTTNSGGEVVSLTDSTGHNNNFSSLTPTLIVRSNENNVFRSIVMAPDPSLSGITGTAAEETPWQMQLSPNAANNKVLLTFKTEQSNNAIIVITNSAGQVVKKIEGVSMKSGQTSVDVEALVKGVYYLTLNSGNKKETKKLVKL from the coding sequence ATGAAAAAAAGTATCCCCCTGGTACTGTTGGTATTCTTATTTACCAACTGCCTTGCCCAGTCATTTACTCCCGGAAATTTTGTTGTGCTAAGGATCGGTTCCGGCGAAGCGCCGCTTGCAGCGGGCATTGCACAGCCGGTTTACCTGGATGAATACAATCCCTGCGGCGACCTGGTGCGATCGATCGCAATGCCCGTATCCGTAAACGGCAGCAACAAAAGATTGACGCTGCCCATTTCCACCAGCGATTATACGGAAGGCTATATCAGTCGCTCGCAGGATGGAAGCAAACTGGCGCTGGCCGGTTATGATGCAGACCCTGGTACCACTGGTGTTTCATCCACTACTTCCACTGCCGTAAAAAGAGTGATCGCCATTGTGGACCAAAATGGAGCAGTGAATACCAGTACTGCATTGAGCGCATTCAGTTCTCAGGTAATACGCGCTGCCGTTAGCGATGGCTCCAATATCTGGGTAAGCGGCGGATCCGGCGGTATCATGCACACTACTACAAGCGGCACCACATATACGCAGATCACTACCAGCACAGCACGCTGCCTGATGGTAATTAATGCACAACTGTACGCCACTTCCACTGCAGGCGCATCGCGGCTCACCGCTGTAGGCACCGGACTCCCGGTAACTGCCGGACAATCCATGGTGAACCTGCCCGGTACACCCGCCACCGGCAGCCCTTACCAGTTCTTTATCGTGAATGCAGGATCAGGATCTGATATGCTGTACATCGCAGACGATAATCTGCTGAGAAAATATTCCCTCTCCGGAGGAGCATGGGTGAGCAATGGAACCATTGGAACATTGGGAGATAAGTACCGCGCTTTGACCGGACAGATCAACAGCAATGGACATGTGATCATTTACGCCATCAGAAGAAATGATAATACTACCAACTCCGGCGGGGAAGTGGTTTCACTTACAGATAGTACTGGTCACAACAACAATTTTTCTTCGCTCACTCCAACACTGATCGTGAGATCAAATGAGAACAATGTTTTCAGATCAATTGTGATGGCTCCTGATCCATCGCTTTCCGGTATCACCGGTACTGCTGCTGAAGAAACCCCATGGCAAATGCAGCTGAGCCCGAACGCTGCGAACAATAAAGTTTTGCTGACCTTCAAAACAGAACAAAGCAACAATGCCATTATAGTGATCACCAATTCAGCCGGACAGGTAGTGAAGAAAATAGAAGGGGTATCGATGAAGTCCGGACAAACTTCCGTGGATGTGGAAGCCCTGGTGAAAGGAGTGTATTACCTCACGCTGAACAGCGGCAATAAAAAGGAAACGAAGAAACTGGTAAAGCTCTGA
- a CDS encoding FAD-dependent oxidoreductase, translating to MGLSADEFKDNGNFPRQAYVREGRRMKGLYLFKAADALPLINGGRPPLHTSSITGSHYDIDSHATRKREKGKNVLDGFLSYPTMPYTVPFEVMVPPVISNLLAPVPASATHLGFATLRMEPCWMALGQAAGIAASTVILSGKPVQKVPVTTIQDELIRQGAVLIYYKDINPAHPSFKAVQKIGLKGWLPDWTVRPDEKVKRTELDEWQKLSGLKFPKHIQANQSTRSEAIQWLFSKAQ from the coding sequence ATGGGATTGTCTGCCGATGAGTTCAAAGACAATGGCAATTTTCCCAGGCAGGCATATGTGCGCGAAGGCAGAAGGATGAAAGGGCTCTATCTGTTCAAGGCAGCCGATGCATTGCCGCTGATCAATGGAGGACGGCCTCCTCTGCATACCAGCAGCATCACCGGCAGTCATTACGATATCGATTCACATGCTACAAGGAAAAGGGAAAAAGGGAAAAATGTACTGGACGGATTTCTCAGTTATCCTACCATGCCTTATACCGTGCCCTTCGAAGTGATGGTACCGCCAGTGATCTCCAATCTGCTGGCGCCTGTTCCTGCTTCCGCCACTCACCTGGGCTTCGCTACTTTACGCATGGAACCCTGCTGGATGGCATTGGGTCAGGCAGCAGGTATTGCCGCTTCAACAGTGATATTATCAGGCAAACCTGTACAGAAGGTCCCGGTAACAACAATCCAGGATGAATTGATCAGGCAGGGAGCAGTGTTGATCTATTACAAAGATATCAATCCAGCTCATCCTTCTTTCAAGGCCGTTCAAAAAATTGGATTGAAGGGATGGTTGCCGGATTGGACGGTGAGACCGGATGAAAAAGTGAAAAGAACAGAGTTGGATGAATGGCAGAAATTATCCGGACTGAAATTCCCGAAACATATTCAAGCCAATCAAAGTACCAGGAGTGAAGCCATCCAGTGGCTTTTCTCGAAGGCTCAATAG
- a CDS encoding LacI family DNA-binding transcriptional regulator: MKRHQVTIVDIAKKLNLSKSTVSRVLTGHPSVSDKTRQAVLELAEQLDYQRNMLSISLLNRKSNTIGIIVPEFISSYFPQVIMGAQEVAAEAGYNTIICHSNETYETEVANTKLMLANQVDGVLVSLTKETRNFDHLKIFERKGIPIVFFNRVCEDMDVPKVMVDDYEGAFRAVEHLVKRKKKRIAHLAGPDSLPISVKRLKGYKAALKKYNIPIDEELIIPYDLSIGKVKIYVNHLLRLANPPDAIFCINDPTAIEALQIVKKKGLDVPKDIAIVGFSNDFASDLIDPPLTTVSQPVREIGSTAAQLLIDQINRDVSEWKSIIKVLKTELIVRKSS; this comes from the coding sequence ATGAAGCGCCATCAGGTAACGATCGTAGACATTGCCAAAAAACTCAACCTCTCCAAATCCACTGTATCGCGGGTGTTGACGGGCCATCCAAGCGTAAGCGACAAAACCAGACAGGCCGTACTGGAACTGGCGGAGCAACTGGATTATCAGCGGAACATGCTTAGCATCAGCCTGCTCAACAGGAAGAGCAATACCATCGGCATCATTGTTCCTGAATTCATCAGTTCCTATTTTCCGCAGGTGATCATGGGTGCTCAGGAAGTGGCTGCAGAAGCGGGTTACAACACCATTATCTGTCATTCCAATGAAACCTATGAAACAGAAGTGGCCAATACGAAACTGATGCTGGCCAACCAGGTGGATGGTGTATTGGTTTCGCTTACCAAGGAAACACGCAATTTCGATCACCTGAAGATTTTCGAGCGAAAGGGTATCCCCATCGTATTCTTCAACAGGGTTTGTGAAGATATGGATGTGCCGAAGGTGATGGTGGATGATTATGAAGGAGCATTCAGAGCTGTTGAGCACCTGGTCAAAAGAAAGAAAAAAAGGATCGCGCATCTGGCAGGACCGGATTCACTGCCCATCAGTGTGAAGCGTCTTAAAGGCTACAAAGCTGCTTTGAAGAAATACAATATTCCCATCGATGAAGAACTGATCATTCCCTATGATCTCAGTATCGGGAAAGTGAAGATCTATGTGAACCATTTGCTGCGACTGGCGAATCCGCCTGACGCAATTTTCTGCATCAATGATCCCACGGCTATCGAAGCATTGCAGATCGTAAAAAAGAAAGGTCTGGATGTACCGAAAGATATCGCCATCGTTGGCTTCAGTAATGATTTCGCTTCGGATCTGATCGATCCCCCGCTCACTACCGTTTCCCAACCGGTAAGAGAAATTGGCAGCACTGCCGCTCAATTACTGATCGATCAGATCAATCGTGATGTATCGGAATGGAAATCGATCATCAAAGTTTTGAAGACAGAACTGATCGTCAGAAAATCCAGCTGA
- a CDS encoding MFS transporter, producing MKQLLSVPVIVAALGYFVDIYDLLLFSIVRVPSLRALNVGDDQLLQQGIFLINTQMAGMLLGGILWGILGDKKGRLSVLFGSIALYSLANIANGFVTNVDQYAILRFIAGVGLAGELGAGITLVAEVLPKEIRGYGTSIVASVGVLGAVLAYFIADLFDWRIAYFIGGGLGLALLVLRFNVFESGIFKHVKEANVARGNFFALFSSWKRFVKYLRCIMIGLPIWFVIGILITFSPEFGVAIGLHTPIQAGKAVMFSYIGLSLGDMSSGLLSQYLKSRKKTVAVFVCLTALAMLVYLLQRTQSVAVFYSLCLFLGFAIGYWALFVTVAAEQFGTNLRATVATTVPNFVRGSVNVFTPLFLMGVEQAGFLGSAAMVGGATIVLALLAAWRMEETFSRNLDFTE from the coding sequence TTGAAACAACTGTTATCCGTACCCGTTATTGTTGCTGCGCTTGGTTATTTTGTGGATATCTATGATCTCCTGTTGTTCAGTATCGTGCGTGTGCCCAGCCTGCGTGCCCTGAATGTTGGAGACGATCAATTGCTGCAGCAGGGCATCTTCCTCATCAATACACAAATGGCAGGCATGCTGCTGGGAGGTATTCTCTGGGGTATCCTGGGTGATAAGAAAGGACGGCTGTCAGTGTTGTTCGGATCGATTGCCCTGTATTCACTGGCAAACATCGCCAATGGCTTTGTGACCAACGTTGACCAATATGCGATCCTTCGCTTCATTGCGGGCGTGGGCCTGGCAGGAGAATTGGGAGCGGGGATTACACTGGTAGCCGAAGTGTTGCCGAAGGAGATCAGGGGATATGGTACTTCCATTGTTGCATCGGTAGGCGTACTGGGCGCTGTGCTGGCTTATTTCATTGCAGATCTCTTCGACTGGCGTATCGCGTATTTTATAGGAGGAGGGCTGGGGCTGGCTTTACTGGTATTAAGATTCAATGTTTTTGAATCAGGTATTTTCAAGCATGTGAAGGAAGCGAATGTTGCACGGGGAAATTTCTTTGCCCTCTTCAGTTCATGGAAACGTTTTGTAAAGTACCTGCGCTGCATCATGATCGGCCTGCCTATCTGGTTCGTGATCGGGATTCTGATCACTTTCTCTCCTGAGTTTGGCGTGGCAATTGGTCTTCATACTCCCATACAGGCAGGAAAAGCTGTTATGTTCAGTTATATAGGCTTATCACTGGGCGATATGAGTAGCGGTCTGCTCAGTCAGTATTTGAAAAGCCGAAAGAAGACGGTGGCTGTATTCGTTTGTCTGACGGCCCTTGCCATGCTGGTGTACCTGTTGCAGCGTACACAAAGTGTTGCAGTATTTTATAGCTTATGTCTCTTCCTCGGATTTGCGATCGGTTACTGGGCGCTGTTTGTGACCGTTGCTGCAGAACAGTTCGGTACAAATCTTCGCGCTACTGTGGCAACCACAGTCCCCAATTTTGTAAGGGGCAGCGTGAATGTTTTCACCCCTTTGTTCCTGATGGGTGTTGAACAGGCCGGATTCCTGGGTTCCGCTGCCATGGTGGGCGGGGCAACAATTGTGCTGGCCTTGCTGGCAGCATGGAGAATGGAAGAAACTTTTTCCAGGAATCTTGATTTTACAGAATAG